A genomic segment from Flavobacteriales bacterium encodes:
- a CDS encoding histone deacetylase, with the protein MLKIAWRKEYVQALPEGHRFPMEKYALLPQQLLYEGTISEENLFAPEPIDDEILLWTHDAGYVQKLKGLQLDKNEIRRMGFPLDEHLILREWMIMEGTRKAAEYALELGIAMNIAGGTHHAYTNRGEGFCLLNDNAIAANWLLKKKNIERILIVDLDVHQGNGTAEIFANEKRVFTLSVHGEKNYPLHKEQSDLDIGLPDKIEDEAYLQIIRATLPSLVEKFKPQFIFYQCGVDILSTDKLGRLGVSIEACKERDRIVLELARRENIPIVCSMGGGYSERIADIVEAHANTYRLAQQLFF; encoded by the coding sequence ATGCTGAAAATCGCCTGGCGGAAAGAATATGTGCAAGCATTACCGGAGGGACATCGTTTCCCAATGGAAAAATACGCGCTTCTTCCGCAGCAATTGTTGTACGAAGGCACCATTAGTGAAGAAAATTTATTTGCACCCGAGCCCATTGATGATGAAATTTTGTTGTGGACCCATGATGCCGGTTACGTACAAAAATTAAAAGGACTCCAACTCGATAAAAACGAAATTCGTAGAATGGGATTTCCCCTCGATGAACATCTGATTCTTCGAGAATGGATGATCATGGAAGGCACGCGCAAAGCGGCAGAATATGCACTCGAATTGGGTATCGCCATGAATATTGCCGGCGGTACACATCATGCCTACACCAACCGCGGCGAGGGATTTTGTTTGCTCAACGATAATGCCATTGCTGCCAATTGGTTATTGAAGAAAAAAAACATCGAGCGCATATTGATTGTCGATCTCGATGTGCACCAGGGCAACGGAACGGCAGAGATTTTTGCCAATGAAAAACGTGTTTTTACACTCAGCGTTCACGGCGAAAAAAATTATCCCCTGCACAAAGAACAAAGCGATTTGGATATTGGTCTGCCCGATAAAATAGAAGATGAAGCTTACCTCCAAATCATTCGTGCTACGTTGCCATCTCTGGTGGAAAAATTTAAACCGCAATTCATCTTTTATCAATGCGGGGTCGATATTTTATCGACGGATAAACTGGGTCGATTGGGTGTCAGCATCGAAGCCTGCAAAGAAAGAGATCGCATCGTTCTAGAGCTTGCACGCAGGGAAAATATTCCCATTGTTTGTTCCATGGGCGGTGGTTATTCCGAGCGCATCGCCGATATAGTAGAAGCGCATGCCAATACCTATCGCCTCGCGCAGCAATTGTTTTTTTGA
- a CDS encoding PA0069 family radical SAM protein produces the protein MAIKGRGAQLNTHNRFHSQKVVQEHIEGLDEEAGFESKTSFLTISPKSIINTVESPDIPAPYSMNPYQGCEHGCIYCYARNSHEYWGYSAGLDFEQKILVKKNAAELLRKDLSAKNYKPDVILMSGNTDCYQPCEKKFGITRSLLEVCLQFKQPVGIITKNTLVERDMDLLQQLANDGLAQVILSVTTFDEHLRRALEPRTATAQRRLECIRTLSDAGIPVSVLMAPVIPALNSMEILDVAERCSEAGALAFGHQVLRLNGQLLEIFKDWTRHHYPDRAEKIIHQTEELHGGKVNDNRFGTRMKGEGVIAQQIADMVKLAKRKYFSGKKAPEFNLNLFDQHAADPQTRLF, from the coding sequence TTAAGGGACGAGGAGCACAATTGAATACGCATAACCGCTTTCATTCTCAGAAAGTGGTACAAGAACACATCGAAGGCCTCGATGAGGAAGCAGGCTTTGAATCGAAAACCAGTTTCCTGACGATTTCACCCAAGAGCATTATTAATACCGTAGAAAGTCCGGATATCCCCGCACCCTATTCGATGAATCCGTATCAGGGATGTGAACACGGATGCATTTACTGTTACGCCAGAAACTCCCACGAGTACTGGGGATATTCTGCGGGACTCGATTTTGAGCAGAAGATTTTGGTGAAGAAAAACGCTGCTGAGTTATTGCGCAAAGATTTATCGGCAAAGAATTATAAGCCGGATGTGATACTGATGTCGGGAAACACCGATTGCTATCAACCATGCGAGAAAAAGTTTGGAATTACACGATCCCTGCTCGAAGTCTGTCTTCAGTTTAAACAACCGGTAGGCATCATTACCAAAAACACGCTGGTGGAACGCGATATGGATTTATTGCAGCAATTGGCCAACGATGGACTGGCACAAGTGATTTTATCGGTGACCACCTTCGATGAGCATTTGCGTCGCGCATTGGAGCCACGCACGGCCACCGCGCAACGCCGACTGGAATGTATCCGCACCCTAAGTGATGCCGGAATTCCCGTAAGCGTATTGATGGCGCCTGTTATTCCCGCTCTGAATAGCATGGAAATTTTAGATGTGGCAGAACGCTGTTCGGAGGCAGGAGCGCTGGCATTTGGTCACCAGGTGTTGCGGTTAAACGGACAATTACTCGAAATTTTCAAGGATTGGACACGTCACCACTATCCCGACCGGGCAGAAAAAATCATTCACCAGACCGAAGAATTGCATGGCGGAAAAGTTAACGACAATCGCTTTGGAACGCGCATGAAAGGCGAAGGTGTCATTGCACAACAAATTGCCGACATGGTGAAACTGGCCAAACGAAAATACTTCAGCGGAAAAAAAGCACCGGAATTCAATTTGAATTTATTCGATCAACATGCGGCTGATCCGCAGACGCGGTTGTTTTAA